The DNA segment CCAGTTGCCCGTCATTTGCGGTGGTTAGCCTGTTGGCATCTGGACGTGAATATTTACTTCAGCATAACCGGTCTGCAAGAGCCTTAACCGCGGTCATATATTCTGTCAGACCGTGTATGAAAATGTCATTGTGATTCGCCCCGGGAATTTTCAGCAAGGTTTTGTCGGATGCGCTGCATGCATTATACAGGGTTTCTCCATGAGAAAAAGGTATGATATGATCTTGCGTAGCGTGGATAATTAAGACCGGCTTGTCAAAGGTTTTGATTTTGTCCACGTTTTGAAAGCCTGTCTTTTTTTTAAAACCGATCATTTCCGCATCAATACCCAAAGTTTGCAACAAAGGCTCGGTCCAGGCAAATCCGCTTTCTAAAATAAGCCCGCTGATGTCCGCTTTATGGCGGTCAGCAATTTCCAGAGCCGGCGCACTTCCGAGAGATCTGCCCATAACAATCATAGGGCCGGTGTAACCATGTTTAACTAGCCAGTTGTTGACGAAGTGAAATATGGTATGGGAGTCATGCATCATGGCTGCAACGGTGGGCCTGCCGGTGGACCTGCCGTAACCTCTGTAATCTACAGGCAAAAAATTAATTCCCATTTTATTATACAAGGGGCCGAGATCGTTATAATCTGCAACGATTTCACCGTTTCCATGAAAAAAGAGGATATTCGAACCCTGTTTTTCTGCCATATGAAAACGGGCACCTATTTTATCATCTTTTTCAACCGGAATCATGATATCTATACCGTGGGTCCCGGTTTCGCTGGTTTTTACTTCCCCTCTCGGATGGAATAAGGCCATTAAGATCTCAGGCCGATCCAGGGATGTATAGCTAGTTGAGTGTATGCTCATCTCTATATTTATGTTGCTGCTTCGACTCGAGACCGTCGAAAAGTGTTTTTTCAAATGTCTGAGCCGGAAACCCGTATCCAAACCCTTTGTGCTGATGATTTAAGGTTTCAAATTAAGTACGTTGAATGTGTGAACAGGTTCATACTTGCCCTTGGCGGGAATCGGTTCGAGCTCGGTGATATCGAACGTATTCTCCAACTGCTCAAGGGTTTGCTGGGAAATAAGTATCTGGCCGGGTTTTGCTGCACTGCACAGCCTGTATGCCGTGTTGACCGTTTTACCCACCACCGAGTAACTCATGGTACGGGAGGAGCCGATGTATCCTGCCACCAGGGTGCCGGTATTTATGCCAATTCCGGTTTGAATCTGGAACTGTCCTTCGGCCTCACGGGTTTTATTGAATTCAATCAGCGAGTGCTGTATGTCTATGGCCGCTTTGACGGCGCGGATCGGATCGTCACCGTGAGCAACCGGTGCACCCCATATTGCCATCATTGAATCTCCAATAAACTTGTCTACCGTACCTTCATGATGAAAAACAATATCCACGATGATCTCGAAGTAGTCGTTGAGCATCCTCAGCACTTCAGTTGCATGGGCGTTTTCACTTAAAAGGGTAAAATCACGAATGTCGACAAACAGGACGGTGGCAACGCGGCTTTCCCCACCCTTTTCCACCTTTAACTGGCCAGACACGACCATCTCGGCCAGATTGGGTGAAAGAAGCCTTTGGAATCGTTTCCGGGTGATCGCATCTTCTCTAATCTTTTTTGCCATCTCTGAAGTTTTGATAAACTGGTAGGTTTGGTTGGCAATGTTTGTCAGGAGGAACAGGTCTTTTGCATTGTATGCACTCACCGCAGTGGAGGATTCGAGAATGATGGTACCAATCATGGTGGCCTGATCAAGAATAGGAACTGCAATGGTGCTGCGGGTACCTTTTTCTATAATCGATTTCGCACCGTTGAAGCGATCATCCGTCATGGCGTCTGTAGATACTATTCCTTTTTTATTTTTTTGCAGGTAACGAATCAGCGTTTTGGAGATGACAAACCTGTTTTCCGGAGATTTAGTTTTGTAAGCATAAGGTTTTAACATTCCATTTTTATGGGACATGAGTATGATTCCACGATCACATTCGAGAACCTCAAAGGCACAGTTGAGGACGTGTTTAAGGATATGGTCCATGCCCATGTCAAAGCTGATCCTGCGCTGCAGTTCGTGTGTGATTCGCAGTTTTTCATAATCCGCACGCAATACCGCTTTGTCAGGTATGTCCCTTTCACTTAAAAACGGCCTTTCTGTGGCGGATTCAGTTACGGGGCTAAAATGACTGTGTATGGTTCGGGAATTCTCATCAACAATTTGTACTGCTGTGCCGGGAGTTTTGGAGCTGAAGATGCAGCGTGTGTTTCCCAGCGTGATCTCATCACCGTCATTTAGCGAAAGTTTTCCGTCTATCTTTTTATTATTTACAAAAGTGCCGTTAAGGCTTCCAAGATCTCTGATGACGAAGCCCTGTTTGAATTCGAAGGTAATGAGGCAGTGAACGGAGGAAATGCCGGGGTCGAGTATGGTGATATGATTATTGGTGTGGCGGCCGATAATGCAGTGTTCGTTAATTTCAACCTCGTTTCTGCCGCTTCTGGAGAATATAATAAGCTTTGGCATGATCCAATCTTTCGAAGGTTGAAAATGGTCATTCTAACGAACGAACAGGAAGCCCGCGGCAGCCATTGATATCATAGGCAGGTATGGCAAAAGAATTTCCATTGCTGAAGTTGAAAGCCACTCCGGGTCCTGTTGACTTTTCCGAAGTCCAGAGCAAAATACAGCTTAACTTTATTTCCGGAACGATTTTTACTAAAAATCCACATTCTGACATGTATCCTTTGTATTTCGGATCCGTTACATAAAGGCTTTTAAGCTCTTCAAGGGTCGGGAGGCGCCAGTTGTCATAATTGGGACTCACAGTATATGCAAAGTTGTATTTGGCCCAGGCATTAGCATCTTTCCAGTTGATATCTCCCTGATTGTCAGCTTTAGCCCACATCAATCCCATTTTATGGTCTGTGAGGGTTCCGTTGCCATTATCGGTGAAACGTTCTCCGGCCATAACGGTAT comes from the Thermodesulfobacteriota bacterium genome and includes:
- a CDS encoding alpha/beta hydrolase → MALFHPRGEVKTSETGTHGIDIMIPVEKDDKIGARFHMAEKQGSNILFFHGNGEIVADYNDLGPLYNKMGINFLPVDYRGYGRSTGRPTVAAMMHDSHTIFHFVNNWLVKHGYTGPMIVMGRSLGSAPALEIADRHKADISGLILESGFAWTEPLLQTLGIDAEMIGFKKKTGFQNVDKIKTFDKPVLIIHATQDHIIPFSHGETLYNACSASDKTLLKIPGANHNDIFIHGLTEYMTAVKALADRLC
- a CDS encoding adenylate/guanylate cyclase domain-containing protein, producing MPKLIIFSRSGRNEVEINEHCIIGRHTNNHITILDPGISSVHCLITFEFKQGFVIRDLGSLNGTFVNNKKIDGKLSLNDGDEITLGNTRCIFSSKTPGTAVQIVDENSRTIHSHFSPVTESATERPFLSERDIPDKAVLRADYEKLRITHELQRRISFDMGMDHILKHVLNCAFEVLECDRGIILMSHKNGMLKPYAYKTKSPENRFVISKTLIRYLQKNKKGIVSTDAMTDDRFNGAKSIIEKGTRSTIAVPILDQATMIGTIILESSTAVSAYNAKDLFLLTNIANQTYQFIKTSEMAKKIREDAITRKRFQRLLSPNLAEMVVSGQLKVEKGGESRVATVLFVDIRDFTLLSENAHATEVLRMLNDYFEIIVDIVFHHEGTVDKFIGDSMMAIWGAPVAHGDDPIRAVKAAIDIQHSLIEFNKTREAEGQFQIQTGIGINTGTLVAGYIGSSRTMSYSVVGKTVNTAYRLCSAAKPGQILISQQTLEQLENTFDITELEPIPAKGKYEPVHTFNVLNLKP
- a CDS encoding DUF1566 domain-containing protein, with the protein product MCRKIFFYSLMITCLVFSCHTVMAGERFTDNGNGTLTDHKMGLMWAKADNQGDINWKDANAWAKYNFAYTVSPNYDNWRLPTLEELKSLYVTDPKYKGYMSECGFLVKIVPEIKLSCILLWTSEKSTGPGVAFNFSNGNSFAIPAYDINGCRGLPVRSLE